A genomic region of Catalinimonas niigatensis contains the following coding sequences:
- a CDS encoding S8 family serine peptidase, with amino-acid sequence MKVNDKLASRLSSTSHKIVHTNEVSLDQLNRLLNIDEMRRVFPHSGKYESAHQAYGLHQWYEVVFQDTVRQEIEHLVHRYMENEAIQWAEPVYQMSLDVMEVPTEEMNDPRFDEQWHYKNTGQTGGTVGADIQLPEAWNLETGDKSVIVAIIDGGMDITHEDLKDALWSNKTELNGEKGIDDDDNGYIDDVYGYGFGDQRGEFFPHYHGIHVGGTIGAVNNNGKGVAGIAGGLGSADGVRLMSCAVFGRYNQGGFPESFVYAADNGAVIAQNSWGGGAQSKILEDAIDYFIERAGYDNTEENFDKNIQIGPMAGGLVVFAAGNSNSSSPGYGYPASYESCFAVASTDHFDKKSSFSNYGDWIEIAAPGTSVLSTYTNNSYGLLSGTSMACPHVSGVAALIVSAYGKQGFRPEQVKRLLMNSAENIDDNNISYIGQLGAGRLNAFRALYTDDDQVPPAPITDLKIDSLSFESITLSWTASGGDSLSGIAAVYDIRYAQSPISANNFEDATIVADLILPKVAGEKEIFTVHKLPSETRLYWAMKVLDIHGLTSELSNTVDSITTGAPLVKVGPDSLSAELSNGDSLQKELTIDNGEGKSGLTYQLTTITDSLSNLALRENKSSKVLVVQSYPEWNFYMKDFLKSEFDITPDVISHTQLADKDFLGYHLIIVTGGQSSSYINPINAQKDKFETYVKQGGVVQYMITGYYDVYAPAGVWINNGYSNSLNQKITNHQITRDIPETINSSSASSGRIENLPENSTVLTIYGSNQTPTTAIYPLGKGEIILSCMYWERFYKNQEKDIHTFLFNATEYALYASKSHQWLTYPASGFVPAGSSVKVPIVFQPKGLFSGIYQQQLVVSSNDPENPKTKIPVTLKVNASPILKPSKDSLNFDSLYIGLSSTDTLWISNQGTDTLKVTSVTSNLSDYQVGSTVFLLAPYEKYQILVSFTPDQAGSRNALLTLKSNLPDYQIKLFGQGIDSPVLQLPADTIKVKLLSGQKTQRILPLSNKGGSDLNWHTSITYTKFNPLNSKNEDNDYSLGKAESFVVKPFPANTILSTLIAASDDGYIFAKQANSSAFYKYDVGPGRWERVADAPIAGYSTYNNGVYLLGKVYFIYRQIKDYLGVYDIEKNHWSSIDISSANTTPSQIASDGSYLYILYYNGVLKRFDTTNAQWHTLTRNFEGNNAYIGMSYSNGKLYVHTNNLFFSYNLLNEEWKKLETPPQAINSSSTIEPYGQIIYFTSGPSMSLYDIRQNKWYVTRNPLINTNNFTHFTYLGMDDHTGIYFSNSQTFGQYITRPYLQWLEPELRRGKIISSDSMGLSLEIDADALEEGEYAALIHVNSNDPVNPIINVPVMLNVYSEQADENEPPVVANSLNQQELHLRNEPYTFNLVKYFSDPEGYPLTFYASSRNVDMAVTNIQGSLLEILTVDTGEVTLDLIAEDILGKKIEYYLKLSIADREEDFIEVPEAPSDNQAPLAKFASLHYSLELHEQLNIYLDSLFSDPDNDILTYTIPGTDESFSLQDSTSHFKMIGNTLSLEAIAMGTSNTILTAYDPEGNSAQTIIYIAVNPALKLKGELENVLLQKGRTHSVDLHKVIENSTEQKLFFNSFEEDSSIVSTSIRDYKLLIQAKNIGETKVYLEIANERGKVLPMNFVVVVNALLSTEEELSREQGLLCYPNPTYLGTHLQYNLWKKEHVWLGVYSSSGQLISVLADEMQNTGEHHFYWDTRSISAGTYIIRLITSAGVDNVKMLVLPEK; translated from the coding sequence GTGAAGGTTAATGATAAACTTGCAAGTCGACTAAGTAGTACATCACATAAGATAGTACATACCAATGAAGTCAGTCTGGATCAGCTCAATCGACTGTTAAATATAGATGAAATGAGAAGGGTGTTCCCTCACTCCGGAAAATATGAATCCGCTCATCAAGCTTATGGGCTTCACCAATGGTATGAAGTTGTTTTTCAGGATACAGTTCGTCAGGAGATAGAACATCTGGTGCATCGCTACATGGAGAATGAAGCCATACAATGGGCCGAACCAGTATACCAAATGAGCTTAGATGTCATGGAAGTCCCTACCGAAGAGATGAATGATCCTCGTTTTGATGAGCAGTGGCATTACAAAAATACTGGACAAACAGGAGGAACAGTGGGCGCAGATATTCAGTTGCCCGAGGCTTGGAACTTAGAAACCGGTGATAAGAGTGTGATTGTAGCCATTATTGACGGAGGTATGGATATTACCCATGAAGACCTAAAAGATGCTTTATGGAGCAACAAAACTGAACTGAATGGTGAAAAAGGCATAGATGATGATGATAATGGGTATATAGATGATGTCTATGGGTATGGCTTTGGAGATCAGCGAGGAGAATTTTTCCCTCATTATCATGGAATTCATGTAGGGGGAACGATAGGCGCTGTGAACAACAATGGAAAAGGAGTAGCAGGCATCGCCGGAGGTTTGGGATCGGCAGATGGAGTCCGACTGATGTCATGTGCGGTGTTTGGAAGATACAACCAGGGAGGGTTTCCTGAATCCTTTGTGTATGCAGCAGATAATGGAGCTGTGATCGCTCAAAATAGCTGGGGTGGTGGCGCACAAAGCAAAATCCTGGAGGATGCCATCGACTATTTTATAGAACGAGCAGGCTATGATAATACAGAAGAGAACTTTGACAAAAACATACAAATTGGTCCCATGGCTGGTGGGCTAGTTGTTTTCGCAGCAGGGAATTCCAATTCATCCTCTCCCGGTTACGGCTATCCAGCCTCCTATGAATCCTGCTTTGCTGTTGCTTCCACCGATCATTTTGACAAAAAATCTAGCTTTTCCAACTACGGAGATTGGATAGAGATTGCTGCTCCAGGTACTTCTGTCTTAAGTACCTATACTAACAATTCCTATGGCTTGTTGTCGGGTACTTCTATGGCATGTCCACATGTGTCAGGTGTAGCCGCATTGATTGTATCTGCTTATGGAAAACAAGGCTTCAGACCTGAGCAAGTCAAACGTCTTCTAATGAACTCTGCTGAAAATATTGACGATAACAATATTTCTTATATCGGCCAGTTGGGAGCAGGAAGATTAAATGCTTTTCGGGCACTTTATACTGATGACGATCAGGTTCCCCCTGCTCCAATTACAGATCTCAAGATTGATTCTCTGTCTTTTGAAAGCATCACTTTAAGCTGGACTGCCAGTGGAGGAGATAGTCTTAGCGGTATAGCAGCAGTTTACGACATACGCTACGCTCAATCGCCCATCAGTGCGAACAATTTTGAAGATGCTACGATAGTAGCTGATCTTATTCTTCCTAAAGTAGCAGGAGAAAAAGAAATCTTTACCGTACATAAGCTCCCCTCCGAAACAAGGTTGTATTGGGCTATGAAAGTTCTTGACATTCACGGCCTGACTTCGGAATTATCTAATACCGTAGATTCTATTACTACTGGTGCCCCTCTTGTTAAGGTAGGCCCAGATTCATTGTCGGCAGAGCTTTCCAATGGTGACAGCCTGCAAAAAGAACTGACGATAGATAACGGTGAGGGTAAAAGTGGCCTTACTTATCAACTTACTACAATCACTGACAGCCTGAGCAATCTCGCTTTGCGTGAGAACAAGTCATCCAAAGTGCTTGTAGTTCAAAGCTATCCGGAGTGGAACTTCTACATGAAAGACTTTCTGAAAAGTGAGTTTGACATCACACCAGATGTAATTTCCCATACCCAGCTTGCCGACAAGGATTTTTTGGGCTATCATTTGATTATCGTTACGGGAGGACAAAGTAGCAGCTACATCAATCCAATCAACGCTCAAAAAGATAAATTTGAAACCTATGTAAAACAGGGAGGAGTAGTGCAGTATATGATCACCGGTTATTATGATGTATATGCTCCTGCCGGAGTATGGATTAACAATGGGTATAGTAATTCCCTGAATCAGAAAATTACCAACCACCAGATTACTCGTGACATTCCTGAAACCATTAACAGCTCTTCTGCCAGTAGCGGCAGGATTGAAAACCTGCCTGAAAATAGCACGGTACTGACAATCTATGGAAGCAACCAAACTCCCACTACAGCGATTTATCCATTGGGAAAGGGAGAAATTATTCTTAGCTGCATGTACTGGGAAAGGTTTTATAAAAATCAGGAAAAGGATATACATACTTTTCTCTTCAATGCAACTGAATATGCTTTGTATGCCTCTAAATCCCATCAGTGGTTGACCTATCCTGCAAGTGGCTTTGTGCCCGCTGGATCTTCGGTTAAGGTGCCTATTGTGTTTCAGCCCAAAGGTCTTTTCTCCGGAATTTATCAGCAACAACTGGTTGTCTCTTCCAATGATCCTGAAAATCCTAAAACTAAAATACCTGTTACACTCAAAGTGAACGCTTCTCCTATCCTCAAACCATCTAAAGACTCATTAAATTTTGATAGTCTCTATATTGGTTTGAGTTCAACTGATACTTTGTGGATATCCAATCAGGGAACAGATACACTTAAAGTTACATCTGTTACCAGCAATCTGAGTGATTATCAGGTGGGCAGTACAGTATTTTTGCTGGCACCCTATGAGAAATATCAAATCTTGGTAAGTTTCACTCCCGATCAGGCTGGTAGTCGCAATGCTCTGCTTACACTTAAGAGCAACTTACCAGATTACCAAATAAAGCTTTTTGGACAGGGTATTGACTCACCTGTTCTCCAATTACCTGCTGATACAATCAAAGTAAAACTTTTAAGTGGGCAGAAAACTCAGCGAATTTTACCCTTAAGTAATAAGGGAGGCAGCGATCTGAATTGGCATACAAGTATAACCTATACCAAATTCAATCCACTTAATAGCAAAAATGAAGACAATGATTATTCATTAGGTAAAGCAGAAAGTTTTGTAGTCAAACCGTTTCCTGCCAATACAATTCTCTCTACCTTAATTGCAGCTTCAGACGATGGGTACATATTTGCCAAACAGGCAAACAGTTCAGCCTTTTATAAATATGATGTCGGGCCAGGTAGATGGGAAAGAGTAGCCGATGCGCCTATCGCAGGTTATTCAACTTATAACAATGGTGTGTATCTGCTTGGAAAAGTATACTTCATTTACCGACAAATCAAAGATTACTTAGGTGTATATGATATTGAAAAAAATCATTGGAGCAGCATAGATATTAGCAGTGCCAATACAACTCCTTCACAAATAGCCTCTGATGGCTCTTATCTGTATATTTTATATTATAATGGAGTATTAAAGCGCTTTGACACGACAAATGCGCAATGGCATACTCTAACCAGAAATTTTGAAGGTAACAATGCCTACATAGGTATGAGTTATTCTAATGGTAAGTTGTATGTCCATACCAATAATCTTTTTTTCAGCTATAATCTGCTGAATGAGGAATGGAAAAAGTTAGAAACTCCACCCCAAGCTATAAATTCCAGCAGTACTATTGAACCTTATGGTCAGATCATCTATTTTACTTCCGGGCCTTCTATGAGCCTTTATGATATACGCCAAAATAAATGGTATGTAACCCGCAACCCTCTGATTAATACGAATAATTTTACCCACTTTACTTATCTCGGTATGGATGACCATACAGGAATCTATTTTTCAAATTCTCAGACTTTTGGACAATACATCACAAGACCCTATCTGCAATGGCTGGAACCAGAACTGAGAAGAGGTAAGATTATCAGTTCAGATTCTATGGGTTTATCTCTTGAAATAGATGCTGATGCATTGGAAGAAGGTGAGTATGCTGCCCTGATCCATGTCAATTCAAATGATCCTGTCAATCCCATAATAAATGTTCCGGTTATGCTTAACGTGTACAGTGAACAAGCCGATGAAAATGAACCTCCGGTTGTAGCAAACTCTTTAAATCAACAGGAGCTACACTTGCGTAACGAACCATACACTTTCAATCTGGTGAAGTACTTTTCTGATCCAGAGGGCTATCCTCTGACTTTCTATGCCAGCAGTCGTAATGTAGATATGGCAGTCACTAATATACAGGGAAGTTTGCTTGAAATACTTACAGTAGATACCGGGGAAGTAACGCTCGACCTGATAGCCGAAGATATTCTTGGTAAGAAAATAGAATATTATCTCAAACTATCAATTGCAGATAGAGAGGAAGACTTCATAGAAGTTCCTGAGGCTCCTTCAGATAATCAGGCACCACTGGCAAAATTCGCTTCCTTACATTATTCACTAGAGTTACATGAACAACTTAATATATATTTAGACTCACTCTTTAGTGATCCAGACAATGATATTTTAACTTATACTATTCCAGGGACAGATGAGAGTTTCAGCCTTCAGGATTCAACTTCTCATTTCAAAATGATTGGAAATACTCTGTCACTTGAAGCGATTGCTATGGGTACTTCAAATACTATACTCACTGCTTATGATCCCGAGGGGAACAGTGCTCAGACAATCATATATATTGCGGTGAACCCAGCTCTAAAATTAAAAGGAGAGTTAGAGAATGTCTTGCTGCAAAAAGGTAGAACCCATTCTGTTGATCTCCATAAAGTAATTGAAAACTCCACTGAACAAAAACTCTTCTTTAACAGCTTTGAGGAAGACTCCTCCATAGTAAGTACTTCTATCAGAGACTATAAACTCTTAATACAGGCAAAAAACATTGGAGAAACCAAAGTATACCTTGAAATAGCCAACGAAAGAGGGAAAGTTTTGCCCATGAATTTTGTAGTGGTTGTTAATGCGCTGCTGAGCACAGAAGAAGAACTATCTCGTGAGCAAGGGCTCTTATGCTATCCTAATCCAACTTATTTAGGTACACATTTACAGTATAACCTGTGGAAGAAGGAGCATGTTTGGCTTGGTGTATATTCTTCAAGTGGCCAACTGATCAGTGTACTGGCTGACGAAATGCAAAATACCGGAGAACATCACTTTTACTGGGATACGCGTTCCATAAGTGCAGGAACATACATTATTCGTTTAATTACGAGTGCAGGGGTAGATAATGTTAAGATGCTTGTTCTGCCTGAAAAATAA
- a CDS encoding fructose-1,6-bisphosphatase — protein sequence MDNYQLKYLKLLAKRYPNRIEASKEIVMLSSILNLTKGAEIFLSDVHGEFEAFQHLMRNGSGIIKQKIKELYANELSEQEINQLSSIIYYPTEKVELIRQQHQAVDKFYRKTLKYLIQITRDFASIYSNRKLRKLLPAGFSDIILELVAEREVGEKNNYYDHLLTSIIELEQADKLIEEFSRFIQILAVHKVHIIGDVYDRGPGAEIIMDELQRLHSVDFQWGNHDIVWMGAACGSEACMANVLRLSLRYGNTDTLEKGYGIHLMPLASFAIEHYKSDKSILFDPKVSPDDMLNASEQWLNRLMHKAISIIQFKLEGQLIQRRPEFGMNDRLLLDKINFDKGTIHLNGKIYPLEDTFLPTIDPDHPYALSLEEKELVKRLKTSFLKGKRLQQHAQLLFEKGSMYKVTNQNLLYHGCIPLTEEGNFKEVDLGKGKKSGKPLMDFFDQEMTVARSGKSNTQEKSYAVDLTWYLWAGPLSPIFGKDKMATFERYFLDDLEVQKEVKDHYYTYRDHPESCEMILKEFGLETEDAVILNGHVPVSVRKGESPVKAGGRLIVIDGGFAKAYQQQTGIAGYTLMHNAYGRQLIAHQPFESRKKAIKEELDIAYSETILNQAVRKQKVRDTEDGDELREKINDLHELLNTYSSGLIKEKL from the coding sequence ATGGATAACTATCAGCTCAAATATCTCAAGTTACTGGCAAAACGCTACCCGAATAGGATAGAGGCTTCAAAAGAAATTGTAATGTTGAGTTCTATCCTCAACCTCACCAAAGGAGCTGAGATATTTTTGAGTGATGTGCATGGAGAATTTGAAGCCTTTCAGCATCTGATGCGTAATGGCTCAGGCATCATCAAGCAGAAAATCAAAGAGCTATATGCGAATGAGCTTTCCGAGCAGGAAATCAACCAGCTTTCTTCCATTATTTATTATCCCACTGAAAAAGTTGAACTGATCAGGCAGCAGCATCAGGCGGTGGATAAGTTCTATAGAAAGACCCTCAAATACCTGATCCAGATTACTCGTGATTTTGCTTCTATCTATTCCAATAGAAAGCTGCGTAAGTTACTTCCTGCGGGTTTTAGTGATATCATTTTGGAGCTAGTAGCCGAACGCGAAGTAGGAGAGAAAAATAACTACTATGATCATCTACTCACCAGTATTATAGAGTTGGAACAGGCAGATAAGCTGATTGAAGAATTTTCCAGGTTTATACAAATCCTTGCTGTTCATAAGGTGCATATCATAGGTGATGTATATGACCGCGGGCCGGGGGCAGAGATCATCATGGATGAGTTGCAACGTCTGCATTCGGTAGATTTCCAGTGGGGCAACCATGATATTGTGTGGATGGGAGCCGCCTGTGGATCTGAAGCCTGTATGGCCAATGTGTTGCGACTCTCGCTAAGATACGGAAACACAGATACTTTGGAAAAAGGCTATGGCATCCACCTCATGCCGCTGGCTTCTTTTGCCATTGAACATTATAAGTCAGACAAAAGCATCTTATTTGATCCTAAAGTATCGCCTGATGATATGCTCAATGCCTCTGAGCAGTGGCTCAACCGGCTGATGCACAAGGCCATTTCCATCATCCAGTTTAAGCTGGAGGGACAGTTAATCCAGAGGCGTCCGGAATTCGGGATGAATGACCGACTGCTGCTGGACAAGATCAACTTTGACAAAGGTACAATCCATCTTAACGGGAAAATATATCCTTTGGAGGATACTTTTTTGCCTACCATTGACCCTGATCATCCCTATGCTTTAAGCCTGGAAGAAAAAGAATTAGTCAAGCGCCTCAAGACTTCTTTTTTGAAAGGCAAAAGGCTACAGCAGCATGCACAGTTGTTGTTTGAGAAAGGTAGCATGTACAAAGTGACCAATCAAAATTTACTGTATCACGGTTGCATTCCATTGACTGAGGAAGGAAATTTCAAGGAAGTAGATTTAGGCAAAGGCAAAAAAAGTGGAAAGCCCCTGATGGATTTTTTTGATCAGGAAATGACAGTAGCAAGATCGGGTAAGAGTAATACTCAGGAGAAAAGCTATGCCGTAGATCTGACCTGGTACCTTTGGGCCGGCCCACTTTCTCCTATTTTTGGAAAGGATAAGATGGCTACTTTTGAACGCTATTTTCTGGATGACCTTGAGGTTCAAAAAGAAGTGAAAGACCATTATTACACTTACCGTGATCATCCTGAAAGCTGTGAGATGATTCTTAAAGAATTCGGATTGGAAACTGAAGACGCTGTAATCCTGAACGGGCATGTTCCGGTTTCGGTAAGAAAAGGAGAGAGCCCGGTCAAAGCCGGAGGCAGGCTCATTGTGATTGACGGAGGATTCGCTAAAGCCTATCAGCAGCAGACGGGGATCGCTGGCTATACGCTGATGCACAATGCTTATGGCCGTCAGCTAATTGCCCATCAGCCTTTTGAATCGCGGAAAAAAGCCATCAAAGAAGAACTTGATATTGCCTACAGTGAAACCATTCTCAATCAAGCTGTGCGGAAACAAAAAGTAAGAGATACTGAAGATGGAGATGAACTCAGAGAAAAAATCAACGATTTGCACGAGTTGCTCAATACTTATTCCAGCGGTCTTATCAAGGAAAAGTTGTAA
- a CDS encoding DUF6807 domain-containing protein, which translates to MKISLTFLFLVLGYALFKHGIQLPQDEVTAKPENTTAGQVKVVHHENEKKVDIMMGDELFTSYIYPDDLEKPVLYPVNAPGNIALTRGFPLEPKAGERVDHPHHVGIWFNYGDVNGLDFWNNSYNIPEEKKDSYGAIRHQEVVKTQSGEEGILQVNADWLAPDGKKLLNEQTTFYFREEGTQRIIDRIVVLTAQDEAVKFNDNKEGMIAIRVTRALEMPSDTPLTLTDAKGNPTDVEVMDNKGVSGNYLSSEGVEGRDVWGTRAQWMKLYGKINDKPVAIAIIDHPQNPGYPTYWHARTYGLFAANPLGQKVFSEGKEELNFKLAPGEEVSFRYRMVVSGGEELTEQQLNELASDFEQFL; encoded by the coding sequence ATGAAAATCTCCCTCACATTTTTGTTTTTAGTTCTGGGTTATGCACTTTTTAAACATGGTATACAATTGCCACAAGATGAAGTTACTGCTAAGCCAGAAAATACCACAGCCGGTCAGGTAAAAGTGGTTCACCATGAAAACGAAAAGAAAGTAGATATCATGATGGGTGATGAGCTGTTTACTTCTTATATCTACCCTGACGATCTGGAAAAGCCAGTGCTTTATCCCGTAAATGCCCCCGGCAATATTGCACTGACACGAGGTTTTCCCCTGGAGCCTAAAGCAGGAGAACGGGTGGATCATCCACATCATGTGGGCATCTGGTTTAACTATGGGGATGTCAATGGTCTGGATTTCTGGAACAATTCTTATAACATACCTGAAGAAAAAAAAGATAGCTACGGCGCTATCCGTCATCAGGAAGTGGTGAAGACACAGAGTGGTGAGGAAGGAATATTACAGGTAAATGCTGACTGGCTTGCGCCGGATGGTAAAAAACTTCTGAATGAACAGACTACTTTTTATTTCCGCGAAGAAGGCACTCAACGAATCATTGACCGGATAGTCGTGCTTACTGCCCAGGATGAAGCTGTGAAGTTTAATGATAATAAAGAAGGTATGATCGCTATTCGTGTTACCCGTGCCTTGGAAATGCCTTCTGATACGCCCCTTACCCTGACAGATGCCAAAGGAAATCCTACTGATGTAGAAGTGATGGACAATAAAGGTGTGAGCGGAAACTATCTAAGTAGCGAAGGAGTGGAAGGGAGAGATGTATGGGGCACCCGCGCTCAGTGGATGAAGTTGTACGGTAAGATCAACGATAAACCGGTGGCCATTGCCATCATTGACCATCCTCAAAACCCAGGATATCCTACCTATTGGCATGCCCGTACGTATGGTTTATTTGCCGCCAATCCGCTGGGACAAAAAGTGTTTTCTGAAGGCAAAGAAGAATTGAATTTTAAGCTGGCACCCGGTGAAGAAGTAAGCTTCCGTTACAGGATGGTTGTTTCCGGAGGGGAAGAACTGACAGAACAACAACTGAATGAATTAGCCTCTGACTTTGAGCAGTTTTTGTAA
- a CDS encoding alpha-L-rhamnosidase C-terminal domain-containing protein encodes MRLSLYLSTLLFVLTYLDSLTWINASYESTYGEILSSWQKQDKRLLMKVRIPSNTTATVYVPLNESQKIKVNGALRQPDDIASGRGIFELGSGDYSWEVE; translated from the coding sequence ATGAGACTCAGCCTGTATTTAAGCACTTTATTATTCGTCCTGACTTATTTAGATTCGTTGACCTGGATTAATGCTTCATATGAAAGCACTTATGGAGAAATTCTTTCTTCCTGGCAAAAGCAAGATAAGAGGTTATTGATGAAGGTAAGGATACCTTCCAATACGACTGCTACCGTATATGTTCCCCTGAATGAAAGTCAGAAAATCAAAGTTAATGGAGCATTACGTCAACCTGATGACATAGCGTCGGGAAGAGGTATCTTTGAACTGGGTTCGGGAGATTATTCGTGGGAAGTTGAATAA
- a CDS encoding sugar kinase: MMKKKIITFGEVLMRLSPENYATFAQTKTLDMEFGGGEANVGITLAYLGEHASHITAFPAHYLGRSATQFLRHHWLHTDDIQYLEGRMALYFVEQGVVHRPSRVVYDRDATSFSHIKADTFQWDKILREADWLHWTAITPAIANGPAQSLKNALQQARQQQVKVSCDLTYRAQLWKEGRKPHEVLPEMLEHVQVLMGSPFDFAQALGKNDLSDMPFEAAAQHMMKQYPHIEIVADKIRGTKHASHYTIEGIIWNGQDKITTEVIDIPQVVERIGSGDAFAAGLIYGLLHYEDQQEALRFGAATCALKHTLEGDICPVYLEDIKRVMKGGKANILR, encoded by the coding sequence ATGATGAAAAAAAAAATTATCACTTTTGGTGAAGTCCTAATGAGGCTGAGCCCGGAAAACTATGCCACTTTTGCCCAAACCAAGACACTGGATATGGAGTTTGGTGGAGGAGAGGCCAATGTAGGCATTACCCTGGCCTATCTGGGAGAGCATGCATCCCACATCACAGCTTTTCCTGCTCATTATCTCGGTCGCTCAGCCACCCAGTTTTTAAGGCATCACTGGCTGCACACCGATGACATACAATATCTTGAAGGTAGAATGGCTTTGTATTTTGTGGAACAGGGTGTCGTGCATCGTCCCAGCCGGGTGGTGTATGATCGTGATGCTACCTCTTTCTCTCATATCAAAGCAGACACCTTTCAATGGGACAAAATCCTCAGGGAAGCTGATTGGCTGCACTGGACAGCCATTACCCCTGCTATTGCCAATGGTCCGGCGCAATCCTTAAAGAATGCTTTGCAACAGGCAAGACAGCAGCAGGTCAAAGTTTCCTGTGACCTTACCTACCGCGCTCAGCTCTGGAAGGAAGGGCGCAAACCTCATGAAGTGTTACCTGAGATGCTTGAGCATGTGCAGGTATTGATGGGCAGTCCTTTTGATTTTGCCCAAGCCCTGGGCAAGAACGATCTGTCTGATATGCCTTTTGAAGCAGCAGCCCAGCATATGATGAAACAGTATCCTCACATTGAAATAGTAGCGGATAAAATCCGTGGTACCAAACATGCTTCTCATTATACGATTGAAGGAATCATCTGGAATGGGCAAGATAAAATCACCACAGAAGTGATTGATATTCCCCAGGTGGTAGAGCGAATAGGTTCAGGAGATGCTTTTGCTGCCGGACTGATTTATGGCTTGTTGCATTATGAAGATCAGCAGGAAGCCCTTCGCTTTGGAGCGGCCACCTGTGCATTAAAACATACACTGGAAGGTGATATCTGTCCGGTCTATTTGGAGGATATCAAACGGGTCATGAAAGGAGGAAAGGCTAATATCTTGAGGTAA
- a CDS encoding peroxiredoxin-like family protein, with protein sequence MYLDINASAPLFASKDIFGRSIDLKAYEGKKVFLGFFRHAGCPFCNLRVHTLTRAHEELKAKGLEMIFFFESKESVLLRSTFHQEVSPIPLLSDPEKKWYNAYGLESSGYKSAMSHITTFAKTAIQAKIKGLPMHIMADGESISTMPAEFLIDEKLVIRKLHYAQRLDDRMSLEEIYAFADQKKKYIV encoded by the coding sequence ATGTATCTTGATATAAATGCATCAGCCCCTCTATTTGCTTCAAAAGATATATTTGGAAGAAGCATTGACTTAAAAGCTTATGAGGGGAAAAAAGTGTTTTTAGGTTTTTTCAGGCATGCAGGTTGCCCTTTCTGTAATCTTAGGGTACATACCCTTACCAGAGCACATGAAGAATTAAAAGCCAAAGGCCTGGAAATGATTTTCTTTTTTGAATCCAAAGAATCAGTCCTGTTAAGGAGTACGTTTCATCAGGAAGTTTCTCCTATTCCTTTACTCTCTGATCCCGAGAAGAAATGGTATAATGCCTATGGACTTGAAAGCTCAGGTTATAAATCTGCCATGAGCCACATCACCACTTTTGCAAAAACCGCTATTCAGGCCAAAATTAAAGGATTACCCATGCACATAATGGCCGATGGAGAGTCTATCAGTACCATGCCCGCCGAATTTCTGATTGATGAAAAGCTGGTCATCAGAAAGCTACATTACGCACAAAGACTAGATGATCGTATGTCCCTGGAAGAAATTTATGCTTTTGCGGATCAGAAAAAAAAATATATCGTATAG